From the Sphingomonas phyllosphaerae 5.2 genome, one window contains:
- a CDS encoding sensor histidine kinase produces the protein MIDEIPLRAWLAVAIAVATAAVVLVLSRDGQAALAALAGGAALVVIIATIPEDAADEAAEPDAPVPDLSTAAMVEAIADPVLVLRGGRVALANVAARKLLGDHIVGEDARVAIRHPGAAEHLSEGATQPVDLVGIGTLDQRWEMRAAPIGADARLVQLVDRTGQHAAEKMRVDFVANASHELRTPLASILGYVETLADEAGDDPGIRKRFLGIVFDEARRMERLVEDLMSLSRIEAEKFRELRAAVDLADLTREACDALATTHGDRGGDIQLDIADALPAVIGDPVQLSQLVHNLIGNAMKYGRAATPVEVTLWAHAQNVCLRVADHGEGIPPEHLPRLTERFYRVDPGRSRSVGGTGLGLAIVKHIVERHRGRLDIASTVGVGTRVTITLPAAPGALS, from the coding sequence GTGATCGATGAAATCCCCCTGCGCGCCTGGCTGGCGGTCGCGATCGCGGTGGCGACCGCCGCCGTCGTGCTGGTGCTGTCGCGCGACGGACAGGCGGCGCTTGCCGCGCTGGCGGGCGGCGCGGCGCTGGTCGTCATCATCGCCACCATTCCCGAAGATGCCGCCGACGAAGCCGCCGAGCCGGACGCCCCCGTTCCCGATCTCTCCACCGCCGCGATGGTCGAGGCGATCGCCGATCCGGTGCTGGTGCTGCGCGGCGGGCGGGTCGCGCTGGCCAACGTCGCCGCGCGCAAGCTGCTCGGCGACCACATCGTCGGCGAGGATGCGCGCGTCGCGATCCGGCATCCCGGTGCCGCCGAGCATCTCTCCGAAGGCGCCACGCAGCCCGTAGACCTCGTCGGCATCGGCACGCTCGATCAGCGGTGGGAGATGCGCGCCGCCCCGATCGGCGCCGACGCGCGGCTCGTGCAGCTCGTCGACCGCACCGGACAGCATGCCGCCGAGAAGATGCGCGTCGATTTCGTCGCCAACGCCAGCCACGAATTGCGCACCCCGCTCGCCTCGATCCTCGGCTATGTCGAGACACTCGCCGACGAGGCCGGCGACGATCCCGGCATCCGCAAGCGCTTCCTCGGCATCGTCTTCGACGAGGCGCGCCGCATGGAACGGCTGGTCGAGGATCTGATGAGCCTGTCGCGGATCGAGGCCGAGAAATTCCGCGAGCTGCGCGCCGCGGTCGATCTTGCCGACCTGACGCGGGAAGCGTGCGACGCGCTGGCGACCACCCACGGCGATCGCGGCGGCGATATCCAGCTCGACATCGCCGACGCGTTGCCCGCGGTCATCGGCGATCCCGTGCAGTTGTCGCAGCTGGTCCACAATCTGATCGGCAACGCGATGAAATATGGCCGCGCCGCCACCCCGGTCGAGGTAACGCTCTGGGCGCACGCGCAGAACGTGTGCCTGCGCGTCGCCGATCATGGCGAGGGCATCCCGCCCGAGCACTTGCCACGCCTGACCGAGCGCTTCTACCGCGTCGATCCGGGCCGCAGCCGTTCGGTCGGCGGCACCGGGCTCGGCCTCGCGATCGTCAAGCACATCGTCGAGCGGCATCGCGGGCGGCTCGACATCGCCAGCACCGTCGGCGTCGGTACGCGCGTCACGATCACGCTGCCCGCCGCACCGGGTGCGCTGTCATGA
- a CDS encoding substrate-binding domain-containing protein: MSRFVQALAAMLSLAGAGGLAACVDQAAGGGAGARDQITAVGSSTVYPFTTIVAEQYLANAPQARPPVIESTGTGAGVKLFCAGVGAAHPDIEDASRRLRRGEYAECVRHGVDAILEVQIGIDGIAFAEALSGPGMALTPADIYRALAIAPHGRRNTARLWRDVNPALPAIPIQVYGPPATSGTRDALAELILAKGCETVEPDTIGMHERDPNTFATRCQRIREDGAYVDAGENDNLIVQKLRANPNALGIFGYGYLEENADVVRGVALNGVTPGYATIASGAYPGARPLYIYVKKAHLRAIPGLRAFLRRYAALWGADGPLVKRGLIAAPPVVQRRSAAIIAGEIALDPRELR, encoded by the coding sequence ATGTCGCGCTTCGTTCAGGCGCTTGCGGCCATGTTGTCGCTCGCTGGTGCGGGCGGGCTGGCGGCGTGCGTCGATCAGGCAGCGGGCGGCGGCGCGGGCGCACGGGATCAGATCACCGCCGTCGGCTCCTCGACGGTCTATCCCTTCACCACGATCGTCGCCGAGCAATATCTCGCCAACGCGCCGCAAGCGCGCCCGCCGGTGATCGAATCGACCGGCACGGGCGCGGGCGTGAAGTTGTTCTGTGCCGGCGTCGGTGCCGCGCATCCGGATATCGAGGACGCCTCGCGCCGACTGCGCCGCGGCGAATATGCCGAATGCGTGCGTCACGGGGTCGATGCGATCCTGGAGGTGCAGATCGGCATCGACGGCATCGCCTTCGCAGAGGCACTGTCCGGCCCCGGCATGGCGCTGACCCCGGCCGACATCTACCGCGCGCTCGCGATCGCGCCGCACGGCCGCCGCAACACCGCACGGCTGTGGCGCGACGTGAATCCGGCGCTCCCCGCGATCCCGATCCAGGTCTATGGCCCACCCGCGACCAGCGGCACACGCGACGCGCTCGCCGAGCTTATCCTCGCGAAGGGCTGCGAGACCGTCGAGCCCGACACGATCGGCATGCACGAACGCGATCCGAATACCTTCGCGACCCGCTGCCAGCGGATCCGCGAGGACGGCGCCTATGTCGATGCGGGCGAGAACGATAATCTGATCGTGCAGAAGCTGCGCGCGAACCCCAACGCGCTCGGCATCTTCGGTTATGGTTATCTCGAGGAGAATGCCGATGTCGTGCGCGGCGTCGCGCTGAACGGCGTCACGCCGGGCTATGCCACGATCGCGTCGGGCGCCTACCCCGGCGCTCGCCCGCTCTACATCTACGTCAAGAAGGCGCATCTGCGCGCGATTCCGGGGCTGCGCGCGTTCCTGCGTCGATATGCCGCCTTGTGGGGCGCCGACGGCCCGCTGGTTAAGCGCGGGCTGATCGCTGCGCCGCCTGTCGTCCAGCGCCGCTCCGCCGCGATCATCGCTGGCGAGATCGCACTCGACCCGCGCGAGCTGCGCTGA
- the pstC gene encoding phosphate ABC transporter permease subunit PstC: MSALALLFLIAALALIGWVSARARAARFRSTTARRFSSLPQHHGWFVAMCILLPAFVFLSVWHFVAPALVTDAVIASPGAASLPAPGLDRAAILSEARNLANGDGWGAFHPLSERLAPAYARAQSRYDWIATAVALLLAFAGGALAFLRIRPGFSARTQVERVVMALLLIASLIAILTTIGIVASLLVESARFFRIVPITEFLFGTHWSPQVIDARDPGATLGAVPLFWGTFFIGAVIAMLVAVPLGLMSAIYLTQYAHATTRRWMKPMLEVLAGVPTVVYGYFAALTVAPAVRDLGVALGIRWASSESALAAGVVMGVMIIPFVSSMADDSLSAVPASMRDGSLAMGATSSETIRKVLVPAALPGVVGGVLLAVSRAIGETMIVVMAASGVATLTLNPFASTTTVTKQIVDLLTGEAAFDSAKTLAAFALGLTLFVITLLLNVIALIVVRRYREAYE; the protein is encoded by the coding sequence ATGTCCGCGCTGGCACTCCTCTTCCTCATCGCCGCCCTTGCGCTGATCGGCTGGGTCAGCGCCCGTGCGCGCGCCGCACGCTTTCGCAGCACAACCGCACGCCGCTTCAGCTCGCTGCCGCAACATCACGGCTGGTTCGTCGCGATGTGCATCCTGCTTCCGGCGTTCGTCTTCCTCTCGGTGTGGCATTTCGTCGCCCCGGCGCTCGTCACCGATGCGGTGATCGCAAGCCCCGGTGCCGCGTCGTTGCCCGCGCCGGGGCTCGACCGTGCCGCAATCCTGTCAGAGGCGCGCAACCTCGCCAACGGCGATGGCTGGGGTGCCTTCCATCCGCTGTCCGAACGGCTCGCTCCCGCCTATGCGCGTGCGCAATCGCGCTACGACTGGATCGCCACCGCCGTCGCGCTGCTGCTCGCCTTCGCCGGCGGCGCGCTCGCCTTCCTCCGTATCCGGCCCGGCTTCTCGGCGCGCACCCAGGTAGAGCGTGTGGTGATGGCGCTGCTGCTGATCGCTTCCCTGATCGCGATCCTCACCACGATCGGCATCGTCGCCTCGCTGCTGGTCGAAAGCGCGCGCTTCTTCCGGATCGTGCCGATCACCGAATTCCTGTTCGGCACGCACTGGAGCCCGCAGGTGATCGACGCGCGCGATCCCGGCGCGACATTGGGCGCGGTCCCGCTGTTCTGGGGCACGTTCTTCATCGGCGCGGTCATCGCGATGCTCGTCGCGGTACCGCTGGGGCTGATGAGCGCGATCTACCTCACCCAATATGCGCACGCCACGACGCGCCGCTGGATGAAGCCGATGCTGGAGGTGCTCGCGGGCGTTCCCACCGTCGTCTACGGCTATTTCGCGGCACTGACGGTCGCTCCCGCGGTCCGCGACCTCGGCGTCGCGCTCGGCATACGCTGGGCATCGTCGGAAAGCGCGCTGGCGGCCGGCGTCGTGATGGGGGTCATGATCATTCCCTTCGTCTCCTCGATGGCCGACGATTCGCTCTCCGCGGTGCCCGCATCGATGCGCGATGGCAGCCTCGCCATGGGCGCGACCAGTTCGGAGACGATCCGCAAGGTGCTGGTGCCCGCCGCGCTGCCGGGGGTCGTCGGCGGCGTGCTGCTCGCGGTCAGCCGCGCGATCGGCGAGACGATGATCGTCGTCATGGCCGCCTCGGGGGTCGCGACGCTTACGCTCAACCCGTTCGCCAGCACCACGACAGTCACGAAGCAGATCGTCGACCTGCTGACCGGCGAGGCGGCGTTCGACTCCGCCAAGACGCTCGCCGCCTTCGCGCTCGGGCTGACGCTCTTCGTCATCACGCTGCTGCTCAACGTCATCGCCTTGATCGTCGTGCGGCGTTACCGCGAAGCTTATGAATAA
- the pstA gene encoding phosphate ABC transporter permease PstA, producing MQRRVRRRYAAERRFRLLGLAAVFASAAFLVYLLATMLAQGASGFTETRIALPLDLRRHVAVTPAQLHGAGADLALAGAGLEGAVDAAANAAYGRQGGASLLSDGAWLRVRDAIKRDPELLSAPATIDVPVATAIDMAYKGDGTPESEAAVARLGNRLSRGLNVSFFTGADATDPTRAGIWGALKGSLLTMIVTLGLAFPIGVLSALYLEEYAPRNRWTDLIEVSINNLAAVPSIIFGLLGLAVFLGTFHMPRSGAIVGGLTLALMTMPVIVIAGRNAITAVPPSIRDAARALGASPIQVVFHHVLPAALPGILTGTIIGMARALGETAPLLMIGMRAFIAAPPGKLTDPATALPVQIFLWSDEVQKGFVEKTSAAIIVLLVVLLAMNGVAIYLRNRFETRW from the coding sequence ATGCAGCGCCGCGTCCGACGCCGCTACGCTGCCGAGCGTCGCTTCCGGCTGCTCGGGCTGGCGGCGGTGTTCGCCTCTGCGGCGTTCCTCGTCTACCTTCTGGCCACGATGCTCGCCCAGGGTGCCAGCGGCTTCACGGAGACGCGTATCGCACTCCCGCTCGACTTGCGCCGCCATGTCGCGGTCACGCCAGCCCAACTGCACGGCGCCGGTGCCGATCTCGCGCTCGCCGGTGCCGGGCTGGAGGGCGCGGTCGATGCCGCCGCCAACGCCGCTTATGGCCGGCAGGGCGGCGCATCCTTGCTGTCCGATGGCGCATGGCTGCGTGTCCGTGACGCGATCAAGCGCGACCCGGAGCTGCTGAGCGCCCCCGCCACGATCGACGTGCCGGTCGCGACCGCCATCGACATGGCCTACAAGGGTGACGGCACGCCGGAGAGCGAAGCGGCGGTCGCCCGCCTCGGCAATCGCCTGTCGCGCGGGCTGAACGTCAGCTTCTTCACCGGCGCCGACGCGACCGACCCGACGCGCGCCGGCATCTGGGGGGCGCTCAAGGGCTCGCTGCTGACGATGATCGTCACACTCGGCCTCGCCTTCCCGATCGGCGTCCTGTCGGCATTGTACCTGGAGGAATACGCCCCTCGCAATCGCTGGACCGACCTGATCGAGGTGTCGATCAACAACCTCGCCGCGGTGCCCTCGATCATCTTCGGGCTGCTCGGGCTCGCGGTGTTCCTCGGCACCTTCCACATGCCGCGCTCCGGCGCGATCGTCGGCGGGTTGACGCTGGCGTTGATGACGATGCCCGTCATCGTCATCGCCGGGCGCAACGCGATCACGGCGGTTCCGCCGTCGATCCGCGACGCCGCCCGCGCGCTGGGCGCCTCGCCGATCCAGGTGGTTTTCCATCACGTCCTGCCGGCGGCGCTTCCCGGCATCCTGACCGGCACGATCATCGGCATGGCGCGCGCGCTGGGCGAAACCGCACCGCTGCTGATGATCGGGATGCGCGCCTTCATCGCCGCGCCGCCGGGGAAGCTGACCGATCCGGCCACCGCGCTGCCGGTGCAGATCTTCCTCTGGTCGGACGAGGTGCAGAAGGGTTTCGTCGAGAAGACCTCCGCCGCGATCATCGTCCTCCTGGTCGTGCTGCTCGCCATGAACGGCGTCGCAATTTACCTCCGCAACCGTTTCGAGACCCGCTGGTGA
- the pstB gene encoding phosphate ABC transporter ATP-binding protein PstB, which yields MSNAHEKAPASRAADGPKMTAAGVNVFYGRKQAIRDVSIDVRREDVTAFIGPSGCGKSTFLRTLNRMNDTIPGARVEGDIRLDGEDIYAKAMDVVQLRARVGMVFQKPNPFPKSIFENVAYGPRIHGLARSKADLAQIVERSLARAGLWNEVKDRLTESGTALSGGQQQRLCIARAIAVDPEVILMDEPCSALDPIATAKIEELIHELRGRYAIVIVTHNMQQAARVSQQTAFFHLGQLVEYGDTSDIFTNPRQDRTKDYITGRYG from the coding sequence ATGTCCAACGCTCATGAAAAGGCCCCCGCCTCGCGGGCGGCGGATGGCCCAAAGATGACCGCCGCCGGGGTCAACGTCTTCTACGGGCGAAAGCAGGCGATCCGCGACGTGTCGATCGACGTCCGGCGCGAGGACGTCACTGCGTTCATCGGCCCGTCCGGGTGCGGCAAGTCCACCTTCCTGCGCACGCTCAATCGCATGAACGACACCATCCCCGGCGCGCGGGTAGAGGGCGACATCCGCCTGGACGGGGAGGACATCTATGCCAAGGCGATGGACGTCGTGCAGCTGCGCGCGCGCGTCGGCATGGTCTTTCAGAAGCCGAACCCGTTTCCCAAGTCGATCTTCGAGAACGTCGCCTATGGGCCGCGCATCCACGGCCTCGCCCGCTCGAAGGCCGATCTCGCGCAGATCGTCGAGCGCTCGCTGGCGCGGGCCGGCCTGTGGAACGAGGTGAAGGACCGGCTCACCGAAAGCGGCACCGCGTTGTCGGGCGGGCAGCAGCAGCGGCTGTGTATCGCGCGCGCGATCGCTGTCGATCCGGAAGTGATCCTGATGGACGAGCCGTGCTCGGCGCTCGATCCGATCGCCACCGCCAAGATCGAGGAGTTGATCCACGAACTGCGCGGCCGCTACGCGATCGTGATCGTCACCCACAACATGCAGCAGGCCGCGCGCGTCAGCCAGCAGACCGCCTTCTTCCACCTCGGACAGCTCGTCGAATACGGCGACACCTCGGACATCTTCACGAACCCGCGGCAGGATCGGACGAAGGATTATATCACGGGCCGCTACGGCTGA
- the phoU gene encoding phosphate signaling complex protein PhoU, with protein sequence MANTQEHTVKAFDQDIGQLRGLISQMGGLAETAIADAMVALQRGDAVLAARIAADDKKIDAMETEVERTAVRIIALRAPMADDLREVVAALKIASVIERIGDYAKNIARRVPKIESEHRIEPLSILPAMGRMAAAMVHDVLNAFAARDPEAALAVCESDNALDDFYDSIFRTLVTFMVENPKTISECAQLLFVAKNLERIGDHATNVAEMVYFAATGVRLVEREKGVD encoded by the coding sequence ATGGCAAACACGCAGGAACATACCGTCAAGGCGTTCGACCAGGACATCGGCCAGCTCCGGGGGCTTATCTCGCAGATGGGCGGCCTGGCCGAAACCGCGATCGCCGATGCGATGGTCGCGCTGCAACGCGGCGACGCCGTGCTTGCCGCGCGCATCGCCGCCGACGACAAGAAGATCGACGCGATGGAGACCGAGGTCGAGCGAACCGCGGTCCGCATCATCGCGCTGCGCGCGCCGATGGCCGACGACCTGCGCGAGGTGGTCGCCGCGCTGAAGATCGCCAGCGTGATCGAGCGGATCGGTGATTACGCCAAGAACATCGCGCGTCGCGTCCCCAAGATCGAGAGCGAGCATCGCATCGAGCCGTTGTCGATCCTGCCCGCGATGGGGCGGATGGCCGCCGCGATGGTGCACGACGTGCTCAACGCCTTTGCCGCGCGCGATCCCGAGGCGGCGCTGGCGGTGTGCGAGAGCGACAATGCGCTCGACGATTTCTACGACAGCATCTTCCGGACGCTGGTGACCTTCATGGTCGAAAATCCCAAGACGATCAGCGAGTGCGCGCAATTGCTGTTCGTGGCCAAGAATCTCGAGCGGATCGGCGACCACGCCACCAACGTCGCCGAGATGGTCTATTTCGCCGCAACCGGGGTGCGGCTCGTGGAACGCGAAAAGGGAGTCGATTGA
- the phoB gene encoding phosphate regulon transcriptional regulator PhoB: MAKARMLLVEDDASLAELLVWHFTREHFDVQHTIDGEEALLLARETPPDIVLLDWMVEGISGIEVCRRLRRAAETQNVPIIMLTARGEEEDRVRGLETGADDYVTKPFSPRELVARVGAVLRRVRPALAGEQLTYADLEMDTVGHKVRRGGDVVALGPTEFRLLKHFLEHPGHVFSRERLLDSVWGHDSDIESRTVDVHIRRLRKAINEGGRPDIIRTVRSAGYALDTGH; this comes from the coding sequence ATGGCCAAGGCCCGCATGCTGCTGGTGGAGGACGACGCCAGCCTGGCCGAGCTGCTCGTATGGCACTTCACCCGCGAGCATTTCGACGTGCAGCACACGATCGATGGCGAGGAGGCGCTGCTGCTGGCGCGCGAGACGCCGCCCGACATCGTGCTGCTCGACTGGATGGTCGAGGGGATTTCCGGGATCGAGGTCTGCCGCCGGCTGCGCCGCGCCGCCGAGACGCAGAACGTGCCGATCATCATGCTCACCGCGCGTGGCGAGGAGGAGGATCGCGTGCGCGGGCTGGAGACGGGCGCCGACGATTACGTCACCAAGCCGTTCTCGCCGCGCGAATTGGTGGCACGGGTCGGCGCAGTACTGCGTCGCGTGCGTCCCGCACTGGCGGGAGAGCAGCTCACTTACGCCGATCTGGAGATGGATACCGTCGGCCACAAGGTCCGTCGCGGCGGCGACGTCGTCGCACTCGGGCCGACGGAATTCCGTCTTCTCAAGCACTTCCTCGAACATCCCGGGCATGTCTTCTCGCGCGAGCGGTTGCTCGACAGTGTCTGGGGACATGACAGCGACATCGAAAGCCGCACCGTAGACGTCCATATCCGACGACTTCGGAAAGCCATCAATGAAGGCGGTCGCCCCGACATCATCCGCACCGTCCGTTCGGCGGGTTATGCGCTCGATACGGGTCACTGA
- a CDS encoding SDR family NAD(P)-dependent oxidoreductase: MSIRFDDRVAIVTGAGGGLGRHYALELARRGARVVVNDLGANRSGDGASDAALTVVEEIRAAGGTAITDGGNVADHEQMTAMVARAREAWGGVHILINNAGVLRDKTFAKMTPEDFSFVVQVHLLGSAYATKACWDVFREQNYGRVLMTSSSSGLFGNFGQANYAAAKLGIVGLARTLHLEGAKHDIRVNTIAPTAGTRMTEGLFPDAAFAAFAPEKVAPAALFLVSDDAPSGQIVGAGAGVVQASYITLTPGVALTGEDLSPEGVARHWQAITDRAGEIVPGSGAEQAMLIGKTLSTSEA, encoded by the coding sequence ATGTCGATCCGTTTCGACGATCGTGTCGCCATCGTCACCGGCGCCGGTGGCGGGCTGGGGCGGCACTATGCACTCGAACTCGCCCGTCGTGGCGCGCGGGTCGTGGTCAACGATCTCGGCGCGAACCGCAGCGGGGATGGCGCATCCGACGCCGCGCTCACGGTTGTCGAGGAGATCCGTGCGGCCGGCGGCACCGCAATCACCGACGGCGGCAACGTCGCCGATCACGAACAGATGACCGCGATGGTGGCGCGCGCGCGTGAGGCGTGGGGCGGCGTGCACATCCTCATCAACAACGCCGGCGTGCTGCGCGACAAGACCTTCGCGAAAATGACGCCCGAGGACTTCTCGTTCGTCGTACAGGTTCATCTGCTCGGCAGCGCCTATGCCACGAAAGCCTGCTGGGACGTGTTCCGCGAGCAGAATTACGGCCGCGTGCTGATGACGTCGTCATCCTCCGGCCTGTTCGGCAATTTCGGCCAGGCCAACTACGCCGCTGCAAAGCTCGGCATCGTCGGGCTCGCGCGGACGCTCCATCTCGAGGGTGCCAAGCACGACATCCGCGTCAACACGATCGCCCCGACGGCGGGCACGCGCATGACGGAGGGGTTGTTCCCCGACGCCGCCTTCGCCGCCTTCGCACCGGAGAAGGTAGCGCCCGCCGCGCTCTTCCTGGTCAGCGACGATGCGCCCTCCGGCCAGATCGTCGGCGCCGGCGCAGGCGTGGTACAGGCCAGTTACATCACCTTGACGCCCGGCGTGGCGCTCACCGGCGAAGACCTCTCCCCCGAGGGCGTCGCTCGCCATTGGCAGGCGATCACCGACCGCGCGGGCGAGATCGTGCCGGGCTCCGGCGCGGAACAGGCAATGCTGATCGGGAAAACGCTCTCGACGTCGGAGGCGTAG
- a CDS encoding DUF2794 domain-containing protein produces MGIVTPFPADARQPRQVGFERAELMRILDLYGRMVTAGHWRDYAIDMGRDAAVFSMFRRSAERPEFRVEKRPALRNRQGMWALVGEAGQVIRRGHELGPVLAPVERRLMKLVEE; encoded by the coding sequence ATGGGGATCGTGACGCCTTTTCCCGCCGACGCACGCCAGCCGCGGCAGGTGGGTTTCGAGCGTGCCGAACTGATGCGCATTCTCGACCTGTATGGCCGGATGGTGACCGCCGGTCATTGGCGCGACTATGCGATCGACATGGGGCGCGACGCGGCGGTGTTTTCGATGTTTCGTCGCTCGGCGGAGCGGCCCGAGTTCCGGGTCGAAAAGCGCCCGGCATTGCGCAACCGCCAGGGGATGTGGGCGCTGGTCGGCGAGGCCGGGCAGGTGATTCGGCGCGGGCACGAGCTGGGACCGGTGCTGGCACCCGTCGAGCGGCGGCTGATGAAGCTGGTCGAGGAATAG
- the epsC gene encoding serine O-acetyltransferase EpsC, protein MSRLTDYLDSIRARDPAPHSRLEVLTYPGVWALAWHRVAHRLYRAGLYLPARIVNHFSRALTAIDIHPGATIGRNFFIDHGFVVIGETAHIGDDVTIYQCVTLGGTSPDNGVAGKRHPTIADGAIIGSGAQVLGPITVGPRARVGANAVVTRDVPAGAVMVGIPARPTVVEGGAAPEPRFVPYGTPCREMFDPATQRIETLRCELEAMKKRLDALVEEQVQDGDRERDRA, encoded by the coding sequence ATGTCGCGACTGACCGATTACCTGGATTCGATCCGCGCGCGCGACCCCGCACCGCATTCGCGGCTGGAGGTGCTGACCTATCCGGGCGTCTGGGCGCTGGCGTGGCACCGCGTCGCCCATCGGCTCTATCGCGCCGGGCTGTACCTGCCGGCGCGGATCGTGAACCATTTCTCGCGCGCGCTGACCGCGATCGATATTCATCCCGGCGCGACGATCGGTCGTAACTTCTTCATCGACCACGGCTTCGTCGTGATTGGCGAGACGGCGCACATCGGCGACGACGTGACGATCTATCAATGCGTCACCCTGGGCGGGACCAGCCCCGACAACGGTGTCGCGGGCAAGCGGCACCCGACGATCGCCGACGGCGCGATCATCGGATCGGGCGCGCAAGTGCTGGGGCCGATCACGGTCGGCCCGCGCGCGCGGGTCGGCGCCAACGCGGTCGTGACGCGTGACGTGCCCGCCGGCGCGGTGATGGTCGGCATCCCGGCGCGACCGACCGTCGTGGAGGGCGGCGCGGCGCCGGAGCCGCGCTTCGTCCCGTATGGAACGCCGTGCCGCGAAATGTTCGACCCCGCGACGCAGCGTATCGAGACGCTGCGCTGCGAACTGGAGGCGATGAAAAAGCGCCTCGATGCACTGGTCGAGGAACAGGTGCAGGACGGCGACCGGGAGCGCGACCGCGCCTGA
- a CDS encoding sulfite exporter TauE/SafE family protein, with amino-acid sequence MQALTQLDFSALWPFIAVGFGAQLVDGALGMAFGVICNTLLVAVMGLPPARASANVHIVETFTTAISGISHAITGNIDKTLFLRLLVPGVLGGVAGAYLLTNIDGATIKPFVLGYLVCIGIYLLVRGLLFPPRVSKPKVVEPLGLFGGFMDAAGGGGWGPIVTSNLLVQGVEPRKVVGTVSAVEFFLTATVSATFIYHLGLKDFATATVGLLIGGVLAAPFGAFFAKRIPMKVMLVLVGTVLTITSTYGFIRAVLM; translated from the coding sequence ATGCAGGCGCTGACGCAACTCGACTTTTCCGCCTTGTGGCCGTTCATTGCGGTCGGTTTCGGCGCGCAGCTCGTCGACGGCGCGCTCGGCATGGCGTTCGGCGTCATCTGCAATACGTTGCTGGTGGCGGTGATGGGGCTTCCCCCGGCGCGCGCTTCGGCGAACGTGCATATCGTCGAGACGTTCACCACCGCGATCTCCGGGATCAGCCACGCGATCACCGGCAATATCGACAAGACGCTGTTCCTGCGCCTGTTGGTGCCGGGCGTGCTCGGGGGCGTGGCGGGCGCGTATCTGCTGACCAATATCGATGGTGCGACGATCAAGCCCTTCGTGCTCGGCTATCTCGTCTGCATCGGCATCTACCTGTTGGTACGCGGATTGTTGTTCCCGCCGCGCGTCAGCAAGCCGAAGGTGGTGGAGCCGCTGGGATTGTTCGGCGGCTTCATGGATGCGGCGGGCGGCGGCGGCTGGGGGCCGATCGTGACGTCAAACCTGCTGGTGCAGGGCGTCGAGCCGCGCAAGGTGGTCGGCACGGTCAGCGCGGTCGAGTTCTTCCTGACCGCCACTGTCTCGGCGACCTTCATCTATCATCTCGGGCTGAAGGATTTTGCGACCGCCACCGTCGGCCTGCTGATCGGCGGCGTCCTTGCCGCGCCGTTCGGTGCCTTCTTCGCCAAGCGCATTCCGATGAAGGTGATGCTGGTGCTGGTCGGCACCGTCCTCACCATCACCAGCACCTACGGCTTCATCCGCGCCGTGCTGATGTAG
- a CDS encoding carboxymuconolactone decarboxylase family protein: MALKEFAGALPDFAKDIRLNVGSLLNETVLNDQRKYGTLLACAHGSGYKPLVEATEAEVADKLSPEAANAARAAAAVMAMNNVYYRFTHLASNEEYARMPAKLRMNVIGAPGIDKLDFELFSLAVSAMNGCGMCIDSHEQVLKKAGATAEMIQTAARIASVMKAVATVHAVSA, encoded by the coding sequence ATGGCACTCAAGGAATTCGCGGGCGCGCTGCCCGATTTCGCCAAGGACATCCGGCTCAACGTCGGCTCGCTGCTGAACGAGACGGTGCTGAACGATCAGCGCAAGTACGGCACATTGCTCGCCTGTGCGCACGGTTCGGGCTACAAGCCGCTTGTCGAGGCGACCGAAGCGGAAGTTGCGGACAAGCTGTCGCCGGAGGCCGCCAATGCGGCGCGCGCCGCCGCCGCGGTGATGGCGATGAACAACGTCTATTATCGCTTCACGCACCTCGCCAGCAACGAGGAATATGCGCGGATGCCGGCCAAGCTGCGCATGAACGTGATCGGCGCGCCGGGGATCGACAAGCTCGATTTCGAACTGTTCAGCCTGGCGGTCAGCGCGATGAACGGCTGCGGCATGTGCATCGACAGCCATGAGCAGGTACTGAAGAAGGCCGGCGCGACCGCCGAGATGATCCAGACCGCGGCCCGCATCGCCTCGGTGATGAAGGCGGTGGCGACTGTTCATGCGGTGAGCGCGTAA